GCGGGTGGACATCGGCGGCGGCGCCGATGCCGAAGTGATGCTGGATGGCAGCCACGGCCGTTCGGGATCGTCGTGCGTCCGTATCGTGAATCGTTCGCCGGTGAAAGCGAACGTGTACGCCTCGTTTTTTCAGCAGGGCATAGCCGTCGAACCCGGCACGACCTACGAGGTGTCGTTCTTTGCGCGGGGCCGCGCTGCGCGACGATGTTTCGCGAGCGCGGCCTTCGACACCGGCGGCGACCGGCGTCTTTACCTTGCCCAGGGCGATTTCGACTGGCGGCCGTTCGTCTGCGCGTTTACCACCCCCCAAGATGCTTCGCGTGTCACGTTGCGTTTTGCCAGCGATGACACGACCGAAGGGTTCTGGGTGGACGATGTGTCTATCCGGCGTTCGGAAAAACAATGGGCGAACCTGTCCGAATGCCGGGAAAAACGCCCATTTGCCGGCGTCTTCCCGCGTCCGGCGGAAAAACCGTCCGCGCTCCTGATCGTCTACGATTGCTCGAAAGATCCCGGCGATATTCAGCGGTTGGCCGCCGTGTTGCAGGGAATCGTGAACCGCCGCCAACCCCGGCTCTATCTCATCAACGCCACGAATCCCGCGGGTTACGACGAGGAGTGGCTGGCCTGGCTGCGCGAACGCGGACACGTCCACGGGGAAGAGCGCATCCCATCGTTTCCCCTGCTGCTCGAACGGTTCCGCGGCGAAGTCAAGGGGGCCATTGTGTTCGATCCGGGACTGCCGGGAACGATTCAGGCCGCGTGCATGCTGGGAGGAATCGAGAATGCCCTGCCCGCGACGGCGGAACAGGCCGAATCGTTGCGTCTGCCGGTCGTGATGGATTTGCGCGGACGCTGGACGCGCAACGTGGATGCGTACCGCGATCTGCGCGACCGCTATGGGGATCGTTTCAGCCATCATGTCCTGGCATGGATGTATCCGAACAGCGCGGCCCATGCCGTCCGCGACTATCTCGCGGCCTTCAACGTGTTCACGTTCTGGGTGTCGAGTCATGCCGACGACGAGCCGGGCGGCGACCCGGCCGCGGAGGAGGCGTTCGTCAACGAACTGCTTGCCTCGACACCGGCCAACATACCGGTGTTGGGCTGGCCGATGTATGCCGATCGTCTCGGCATTACGGAATACGAG
This Candidatus Hydrogenedentota bacterium DNA region includes the following protein-coding sequences:
- a CDS encoding GxGYxYP family putative glycoside hydrolase is translated as MGLPRRCAVAIAMGWMVAVRAWTAQAGETVVQNPGFDKAGATTGFAEGWRVDIGGGADAEVMLDGSHGRSGSSCVRIVNRSPVKANVYASFFQQGIAVEPGTTYEVSFFARGRAARRCFASAAFDTGGDRRLYLAQGDFDWRPFVCAFTTPQDASRVTLRFASDDTTEGFWVDDVSIRRSEKQWANLSECREKRPFAGVFPRPAEKPSALLIVYDCSKDPGDIQRLAAVLQGIVNRRQPRLYLINATNPAGYDEEWLAWLRERGHVHGEERIPSFPLLLERFRGEVKGAIVFDPGLPGTIQAACMLGGIENALPATAEQAESLRLPVVMDLRGRWTRNVDAYRDLRDRYGDRFSHHVLAWMYPNSAAHAVRDYLAAFNVFTFWVSSHADDEPGGDPAAEEAFVNELLASTPANIPVLGWPMYADRLGITEYEGVRWLSEFGKFIPGTEFCSNLTVHSAIRPKSGAIRQRFPASPSPPKLDPGAIYLSVNILDSGDNLWYWQFHQRKIWADPARGSVPTGWCMNVTLRDMLPAVLEWYVTHATPNDVFFAGVSGLGYMNTQVYAGRFAEDDRRRIWKEYVRLTDRYCRAIGVDGIELYNGSWGEPTPPDDETFARFAKGMKRLNYIIADLGRHECVKPETANSLMGDTAVFHTLTRFQAWSASGETQRDDMRETNAWLLGEIMANTPAHRPAFMSAMAISWYYYPAWLRDLAARLPAGYVLVRPDGLAHLFRQAAR